One Pseudonocardia abyssalis DNA segment encodes these proteins:
- a CDS encoding MmpS family transport accessory protein produces MGGQPGDGRPDPGPRRGHRRAPEPSGPAAAPPGPPPGDRRRAAAAPPDGGGGLPGGRRRVADAPARPDPGRSARVDRPGVDRPGVDRPGVDDRYPPADADGPAPRRSRTAGIDLGDTPDRPGGRRRPDAPRRDPGRREPGHPAAGVGTADDDDRPSGPARGLVDGGRPVRDTARGSARADAPVAGRPTRGRRGPTRRDDVPTAARRRRWLWVVAAAVVVAVPVGLVVLDGPDDGSGASQAAGTVEIGRSADSDGSAPAPAGDPAATDAPAGPTATEVTFEVTGSGPVGAITYSRGAVVANVSGVELPWEKTVPAAAETVEYSISAAGATGEVSCRIVVDGVVLAEETDSEYSAVYCSARR; encoded by the coding sequence GTGGGCGGGCAGCCGGGAGACGGGCGGCCCGACCCGGGTCCTCGGCGCGGGCACCGCCGTGCGCCGGAGCCCTCCGGACCGGCCGCGGCCCCGCCCGGCCCGCCTCCGGGGGACCGCCGCCGGGCCGCGGCGGCCCCGCCCGACGGCGGCGGTGGTCTCCCCGGCGGGCGTCGTCGTGTCGCCGACGCACCCGCTCGGCCCGACCCCGGCCGGAGCGCCCGCGTCGACCGGCCCGGCGTCGACCGGCCCGGCGTCGACCGGCCCGGCGTCGACGACCGGTACCCGCCCGCCGACGCCGACGGCCCGGCCCCGCGGCGCAGCCGGACCGCCGGGATCGACCTCGGCGACACCCCGGACCGGCCGGGTGGTCGGCGCCGCCCGGACGCCCCGCGGCGCGACCCGGGCCGCCGGGAGCCCGGCCATCCGGCCGCCGGCGTCGGGACGGCGGACGACGACGATCGCCCGTCCGGCCCGGCCCGTGGTCTCGTGGACGGCGGTCGGCCGGTGCGTGACACGGCCCGCGGATCCGCGCGTGCCGACGCCCCCGTCGCGGGCCGACCGACCCGCGGCCGGCGCGGGCCGACCAGGCGGGACGACGTCCCCACGGCCGCCCGCCGACGGAGGTGGCTGTGGGTGGTCGCCGCGGCCGTCGTCGTCGCCGTACCGGTCGGCCTGGTCGTCCTCGACGGTCCGGACGACGGGTCCGGAGCCTCGCAGGCCGCGGGCACGGTGGAGATCGGGAGGTCGGCCGACAGCGACGGGTCGGCCCCGGCCCCGGCAGGCGACCCCGCCGCGACCGATGCCCCCGCGGGTCCCACGGCCACCGAGGTCACCTTCGAGGTGACCGGGTCCGGCCCGGTGGGTGCGATCACCTACAGCCGGGGGGCGGTGGTCGCGAACGTGTCCGGCGTCGAACTGCCCTGGGAGAAGACCGTCCCGGCGGCCGCCGAGACCGTCGAGTACTCGATCTCCGCCGCCGGTGCGACCGGCGAGGTCTCCTGCCGGATCGTCGTCGACGGAGTGGTCCTCGCGGAGGAGACGGACAGCGAGTACTCGGCGGTCTACTGCAGCGCCCGCCGCTGA
- a CDS encoding DUF5997 family protein: MTRQRSTQTMKPATAARKLGVHPDATPEEFRAGVVSRDELDALQADPPEWLRELRRNGPHPRQVVADRLGVSISGLARAEITEPLTTAQIAALKEEQPEWLRRERNTRAEAQRAEARLRAERSGSRPGGPVGG, encoded by the coding sequence ATGACGCGGCAGAGGTCGACCCAGACGATGAAGCCCGCGACGGCGGCGAGGAAGCTCGGCGTGCACCCCGACGCGACGCCCGAGGAGTTCCGGGCCGGGGTGGTCTCGCGCGACGAGCTCGACGCCCTGCAGGCCGACCCGCCCGAGTGGTTGCGCGAACTGCGGCGCAACGGCCCGCATCCCCGCCAGGTCGTCGCGGACCGACTGGGGGTGTCGATCTCCGGGCTGGCCCGTGCCGAGATCACCGAGCCGCTGACCACCGCCCAGATCGCGGCGTTGAAGGAGGAGCAGCCGGAGTGGCTGCGCCGTGAGCGCAACACCCGGGCCGAGGCGCAGCGCGCGGAGGCCCGGCTGCGGGCCGAGCGGTCCGGGAGCCGCCCCGGCGGTCCGGTCGGGGGTTGA
- a CDS encoding LysR family substrate-binding domain-containing protein has protein sequence MTEPRDTTAFRLGYVPGVTPGKWARIWAERRPRVTLELVSATTDEALELIRSGAVDAAVLRLPIDRTGLHTIPLYTETTVAVVPKGHVLAATEEAAVADLTDEIVLRPQDDALVWPGERPGRSAAFDPATTAAAIELVAAGVGLLVVPQSLARLHHRRDLVYRPLTDAPGSGVGLAWPDAENTELMEEFIGIVRGRTANSSRTPRRDATPAPDRPAPTRKKVARRPAARRGARRR, from the coding sequence GTGACCGAGCCGCGCGACACCACAGCCTTCCGGCTCGGCTACGTCCCGGGCGTCACGCCGGGCAAGTGGGCGCGGATCTGGGCCGAGCGCCGCCCCCGGGTCACCCTGGAGCTCGTCTCCGCGACCACGGACGAGGCGCTCGAGCTGATCCGGTCCGGCGCCGTGGACGCGGCCGTGCTCCGGCTGCCGATCGACCGGACCGGGCTCCACACGATCCCGCTCTACACCGAGACCACGGTGGCCGTCGTCCCGAAGGGTCACGTCCTCGCCGCGACCGAGGAAGCAGCAGTCGCGGACCTGACCGACGAGATCGTCCTCCGCCCGCAGGACGACGCACTCGTCTGGCCCGGTGAGCGGCCGGGGCGGTCCGCGGCGTTCGACCCCGCGACGACGGCCGCGGCGATCGAGCTCGTCGCCGCCGGCGTCGGCCTGCTGGTCGTCCCCCAGTCGCTGGCCCGCCTCCACCACCGCCGGGACCTCGTGTACCGACCGCTGACCGACGCGCCCGGGTCGGGTGTCGGTCTCGCCTGGCCGGACGCGGAGAACACCGAGCTGATGGAGGAGTTCATCGGGATCGTCCGCGGGCGCACGGCGAACAGCTCGCGCACCCCCCGCCGGGACGCGACCCCGGCACCGGACAGACCCGCCCCCACGAGGAAGAAGGTCGCCCGGCGCCCCGCCGCCCGGCGCGGTGCGCGCCGTCGTTGA
- a CDS encoding TetR/AcrR family transcriptional regulator C-terminal domain-containing protein: MSQDAQLEPLYRRIAGEFAARIRSGDLRPGDRIPSIRQIADRWNVAIATATKVLAALRDDGLVETTVGSGTVVSASTNGPRRPDRGATSTSRSFPPRSAGGAKQALSREHVLRTAVAIADVEGAGAVSMRRVAAELGVGAMSLYRHIANKDDLMTEMADLVFGELELPDPGPDGWRARLELIARWQWGLCRRHLWLPGAVSFTRPSMAPNMMVHTEWTLRALEGLGLSLRTRMQEALALHSLVINAALSTADEVEAEQETGVSLGRWLQAQRARTDALFAGGRFPLLAQVHEQVVPDVDELFDYSLARHLDGFAVLVGEPPSSDSRSAS; encoded by the coding sequence ATGTCGCAGGACGCTCAGCTGGAGCCGCTCTACCGGCGGATCGCCGGGGAGTTCGCGGCCCGGATCCGATCCGGTGATCTGCGGCCGGGGGACCGGATTCCGTCCATCCGGCAGATCGCCGACCGGTGGAACGTCGCGATCGCGACCGCGACGAAGGTGCTTGCCGCCCTGCGCGACGACGGCCTGGTCGAGACCACGGTGGGTTCCGGCACGGTGGTCAGTGCCTCCACGAACGGGCCGCGCCGGCCGGACCGGGGGGCGACGTCCACGTCGCGGTCGTTCCCGCCGCGTTCGGCCGGCGGGGCGAAGCAGGCACTCAGTCGCGAGCACGTGCTGCGGACCGCTGTCGCGATCGCCGACGTCGAGGGTGCGGGCGCGGTGTCCATGCGGCGGGTCGCCGCCGAGCTCGGCGTGGGGGCGATGTCCCTCTATCGCCACATCGCGAACAAGGACGACCTGATGACCGAGATGGCCGACCTGGTCTTCGGGGAGCTGGAACTCCCCGACCCGGGGCCCGACGGCTGGCGAGCCAGACTGGAGCTGATCGCGCGGTGGCAGTGGGGGCTGTGCCGGCGACACCTGTGGCTGCCCGGAGCGGTGTCGTTCACCCGGCCCTCGATGGCGCCGAACATGATGGTGCACACCGAGTGGACTCTGCGGGCGCTCGAGGGTCTCGGCCTGTCACTGCGCACGCGGATGCAGGAGGCGCTCGCGCTGCATTCGTTGGTGATCAACGCTGCACTGTCCACGGCGGACGAGGTGGAGGCCGAGCAGGAGACAGGTGTGTCGCTGGGCCGGTGGCTGCAGGCGCAGCGTGCACGGACCGACGCACTGTTCGCCGGCGGGCGCTTCCCCCTGCTGGCGCAGGTGCACGAGCAGGTCGTCCCCGACGTCGACGAGCTGTTCGACTACAGCCTGGCCCGGCACCTGGACGGGTTCGCGGTCCTGGTGGGGGAGCCACCATCGAGCGACTCGCGGTCGGCCTCGTGA
- a CDS encoding GOLPH3/VPS74 family protein gives MLTVAEEVVLLALDEDTGGGGTRLGLDWAVAGAVVVELALAERIAVGDDDVVTVVDPAPTGVGHLDTVLAEVAGRVKVSTLLRRTRGGAPGRAIASLVERGVLRRRRGRLLGLVPAHRYPTQDASARSEIRSRLADAVLDGREPDERTAALIGVLHAARLRRRALPTGHRRQVRTRMGDIAKGQAVGPAVRTAIARTKGAIAAMAASG, from the coding sequence ATGCTCACCGTCGCCGAGGAAGTCGTCCTGCTCGCCCTCGACGAGGACACCGGCGGGGGCGGGACCCGCCTTGGCCTGGACTGGGCCGTGGCCGGTGCGGTCGTCGTCGAGCTGGCCCTCGCCGAGCGCATCGCCGTGGGGGACGACGACGTCGTCACGGTCGTGGACCCGGCTCCGACAGGGGTTGGACACCTCGACACCGTCCTCGCCGAGGTCGCGGGCCGGGTGAAGGTCTCGACGCTGCTGCGACGGACGCGCGGCGGGGCGCCGGGGCGCGCCATCGCCTCGCTCGTCGAACGCGGTGTGCTTCGGCGCCGACGCGGCCGGCTGCTCGGTCTCGTCCCGGCACACCGCTACCCCACACAGGACGCCTCGGCCAGATCCGAGATCCGCAGCAGGCTCGCCGACGCCGTCCTCGACGGGCGCGAGCCCGACGAGCGCACCGCTGCCCTGATCGGCGTGCTGCACGCCGCGAGGCTGCGGCGCCGCGCGCTGCCCACCGGTCACCGGAGGCAGGTCCGCACACGGATGGGCGACATCGCGAAGGGGCAGGCCGTCGGTCCCGCAGTGCGCACGGCCATCGCCCGGACGAAGGGCGCCATCGCTGCGATGGCCGCCTCGGGCTGA
- a CDS encoding NAD(P)/FAD-dependent oxidoreductase, whose product MVTDTDIDTDIDTDTDTDIDTDYLVIGAGATAMAFVDTLLTETRATVTMVDRYDRPGGHWTVAYPFVRLHQPSAMYGVNSRPLGEDRVDRTGWNAGMYELAGAAEICDYFDQVMRRTFLPSGRVSYFPMAEYRGSGRFHVTTSGTRYRVTARRRIVDTTYQGVTVPAMRPPEFPVADGIRVVPPNELPAVRGPSDRYVVVGAGKTGIDACLWLLEQGVDPADLTWIMPRAPWLIDRATVQPMPLRRAADIATDHAAKHSAIMGAESVRDLFDRLDAAGALLRISPDERPTAFRCATVSRAELEQLRRITDVVRLGRVTRIDPTAIELDAGTLPTGPHVLHVDCTADAVKQLPVIPIFQDGLITLQPVRACQPVFSAALVAHMEATGPDDTVRNELCPVTPYPSSDVDWLRFALSTNAEQLRWAANPDVDAWLRTSRLHPDLAPPMPDDPAERAVVEQQATATAKAQNAKLDELLHTRRSLPPPGPHHPTRREAATG is encoded by the coding sequence ATGGTGACCGACACCGACATCGACACCGACATCGACACCGACACCGACACCGACATTGACACCGACTACCTCGTGATCGGCGCAGGCGCGACCGCGATGGCGTTCGTCGACACGTTGCTGACCGAGACGCGGGCGACCGTCACCATGGTCGACCGCTACGACCGACCCGGCGGGCACTGGACCGTCGCCTACCCCTTCGTACGGCTGCACCAACCGTCGGCGATGTACGGCGTGAACTCCCGCCCGCTCGGCGAGGACCGGGTCGACCGGACGGGCTGGAACGCCGGGATGTACGAGCTGGCGGGCGCCGCCGAGATCTGCGACTACTTCGACCAGGTGATGCGCCGGACGTTCCTGCCGTCCGGGCGGGTCTCCTACTTCCCGATGGCCGAGTACCGGGGTAGCGGACGGTTCCACGTGACGACCTCGGGCACCCGGTACCGGGTGACCGCGCGGCGCAGGATCGTCGACACCACCTACCAGGGCGTCACGGTGCCCGCGATGCGGCCACCGGAGTTCCCGGTCGCCGACGGGATCCGTGTCGTGCCGCCGAACGAGCTGCCCGCCGTTCGCGGGCCCTCCGACCGCTATGTCGTCGTCGGAGCGGGCAAGACCGGCATCGACGCCTGCCTCTGGCTGCTGGAGCAGGGCGTCGACCCCGCCGACCTGACCTGGATCATGCCCCGCGCGCCGTGGCTCATCGACCGGGCGACGGTGCAGCCGATGCCGCTGCGCCGCGCCGCGGACATCGCGACGGACCACGCCGCGAAGCACTCCGCGATCATGGGCGCCGAGTCGGTACGCGACCTCTTCGACCGGCTCGACGCGGCGGGAGCGCTGCTGAGGATCTCCCCGGACGAGCGACCGACGGCGTTCCGCTGCGCCACCGTCTCGCGGGCCGAGCTGGAACAGCTGCGCAGGATCACCGACGTCGTCCGCCTCGGCCGGGTCACACGCATCGACCCGACGGCCATCGAACTCGACGCCGGCACGCTCCCGACCGGCCCCCATGTGCTGCACGTGGACTGCACCGCCGACGCCGTGAAGCAGCTGCCCGTCATACCGATCTTCCAGGACGGGCTGATCACCCTGCAGCCGGTCCGCGCGTGCCAGCCGGTGTTCAGCGCCGCACTCGTCGCACACATGGAGGCGACCGGTCCCGACGACACCGTGCGCAACGAACTCTGCCCCGTCACCCCCTACCCGAGCAGCGACGTGGACTGGCTCCGGTTCGCCCTCTCGACGAACGCGGAGCAGCTGCGCTGGGCAGCGAACCCGGACGTCGACGCCTGGCTGCGCACCTCCCGCCTGCATCCGGATCTCGCCCCGCCGATGCCGGACGACCCGGCCGAACGCGCGGTCGTCGAACAACAGGCCACGGCCACGGCGAAGGCCCAGAACGCGAAGCTCGACGAGCTCCTGCACACACGACGGTCGCTGCCCCCACCGGGTCCGCACCACCCGACACGCAGAGAGGCGGCCACCGGATGA
- a CDS encoding peroxiredoxin — MAPEVGTEAPDFTLKDQNKQDVTLSSFRGAKNVLVVFYPFAFSGVCTGELTAVREDLASFQNDDVQIVAVSVDHTFALKAWADAEGYEFPLLADFWPHGEVAQAYGVFNDAAGFALRGTFLVDKTGVVRFAEVNGPGEARDQDAWRKALAAV; from the coding sequence ATGGCGCCCGAGGTGGGAACAGAAGCTCCCGACTTCACCCTGAAGGACCAGAACAAGCAGGACGTGACGCTCTCGTCGTTCCGCGGCGCGAAGAACGTCCTGGTCGTGTTCTACCCGTTCGCGTTCTCCGGAGTCTGCACGGGCGAGCTCACCGCGGTCCGGGAGGACCTGGCCAGCTTCCAGAACGACGACGTGCAGATCGTCGCGGTGTCGGTCGACCACACGTTCGCGCTCAAGGCGTGGGCCGACGCGGAGGGCTACGAGTTCCCCCTGCTCGCCGACTTCTGGCCGCACGGCGAGGTGGCGCAGGCCTACGGCGTGTTCAACGACGCCGCGGGGTTCGCCCTGCGCGGGACGTTCCTCGTCGACAAGACCGGTGTGGTGCGGTTCGCCGAGGTCAACGGCCCCGGCGAGGCCCGTGACCAGGACGCGTGGCGCAAGGCCCTCGCGGCCGTGTAG
- a CDS encoding DUF3052 domain-containing protein, with protein sequence MVAAEDAGRQSDIAGKLGVEPGMVVQELGWDTDVDEAVRDAVEERAGDDLLDEDAVDVVDLVLMWWREGDGDLVDALVDAGGPLAESGVIWVLTPRTGRPGHVEPSEIAEAAPTAGLSQTSNVSVGETWAGARLVAPKAAKSRR encoded by the coding sequence GTGGTCGCCGCGGAAGATGCCGGACGCCAGTCCGACATCGCGGGAAAGCTCGGCGTGGAGCCGGGCATGGTCGTCCAGGAACTCGGGTGGGACACCGACGTCGACGAGGCGGTGCGCGACGCCGTCGAGGAGAGAGCGGGCGACGACCTGCTCGACGAGGACGCCGTCGACGTCGTCGATCTCGTCCTGATGTGGTGGCGGGAGGGTGACGGGGACCTCGTCGACGCGCTCGTCGACGCCGGTGGTCCGCTCGCGGAGAGCGGCGTGATCTGGGTCCTCACACCCCGGACCGGCCGCCCCGGGCACGTCGAGCCGAGCGAGATCGCCGAGGCCGCCCCCACGGCGGGCCTGTCGCAGACGTCGAACGTCAGCGTGGGCGAGACGTGGGCCGGCGCCCGGCTGGTCGCGCCGAAGGCGGCCAAGTCCCGCCGCTGA